TTCTAAAACAGTTGCGATCGCAGCAACGGAACCAGAGTACAGTCAAATGCTGGAAGCTTACCCCTTGACGGATCGAGAATTAGAAGTCCTGCAATTGATCGTCGAAGGATACAGCAACGCCGCGATCGCTGAAAAACTATACATTACGGTGGGAACAGTCAAAACCCACGTCCGTAATATTTTGAACAAACTTTGTGCCGATGACCGCACCCAAGCCGCTGTACGCGCTTTGCGCTCCGGGTTGGTGGGATAATTGGCTCGTTTGTCAAAAGTTATCATTCTCGGTCAGTGGTCAGTGGTAAAAAAACAAAGCGCTACTGGCTGTTGATTGCTGACTGTTGACTGCTGAATAACTGAGTGATGACTATTGACAAATGACATTCCTTGCAAGTGGAGTAGCAAATGAGTCGGGGAGATGGCAGCAAACTCAAACTCATGGTGGTGGATGACGAGCCTGACAACCTCGATTTGCTGTATCGTACTTTTCGGCGCGACTTTCAAGTCTACAAGGCCGAGAGTGGGCCGAGCGCACTAGAAGTACTGGAAAAAGAAGGCGAAATGGCCGTGATTATATCCGACCAGAGAATGCCCCAAATGAATGGGACAGAATTTCTGGGGCGGACTGTGGAACGCTTTCCAGATACAATTCGCATCCTCTTGACTGGCTACACGGATGTAGAAGATCTTGTAGAAGCGATCAATTCAGGTCAGGTTTTCAAATACATCACCAAACCGTGGAATCCGGCAGAACTTAAAGCAGTAGTTCAACAAGCTTCCGAGACCTATCGCGTCCTCAAGCGGAGAACGAACGAACTGCGTCGCGCATTACAGCGAGAAACTCTGTTAAATGCCGTCACCAGCGCTATCAGGGAATCCCTAGATTATGCGGGTATGCTGCAAAGGATTGTCGAAACGATCGGACAAACTTTTGGAGCCAGCAGTTGCGTTTTACGTCCCATAGATGGCGATCGCTTGGTAGCAGATGTTTTCTCTTACAAAGCCACTCCCGATAATAGCATCAGCATTTCCGAAGACTTGCTGCGATCGGTGATGGAAAACCGCCAGACACACATAGCTCAAAACGATGAAAATAGCAACTCCTCCTTACAGCTGGTTGTCCCCCTGATCTGCCAGCAAGACTTGCTCGCCATACTTTACCTCCACCAGTACGGCACCCGCGAACCGTGGTCAGCCGAAGACATTCGATTAATTGAAAGCCTTTCCGAGCAAGCAGCCTTGGCTGTTTCCCAAGCCAAACTGTACCAGCGTACCCAGGAGCAAGCCGAGCAGATGCGGGCAGAGCTAGAGGTAGCTCGTCAAATTCAGCACAATCTGCTGCGCCAAAGCTGGCCGGAAGTGGAAGGAGTAAGAGTGCAAGCCTGCTGTTTCCCAGCACGAGAAGTGGGAGGAGATTTTTTTGAAGTCTTTGTCCATCCCAAAGGAGATATCTGGCTAGCAGTGGGAGATGTCTCTGGTAAAGGTGTCCCGGCTGCTTTATTTATGGCTAGCGCTATATCGGTAATGCGACGAGAACTTTCTCAGGAAAATCCACCAGAACCAAATGTTTTAATGCAGAATCTCAATATCGGTCTGTCAGACGATCTCATGAGTAACAACCGTTTCATAACGATGGTTCTGGCTCGTTATACTCCCTCGACCGGCCAGTTGGTCTACGCCAATGCCGGCCACATCTATCCCTTGGTCTGGTCTTATCAAGACGTAGCTAAAAAAGCAGACGGAATTGAACCGAATTTCCTCAAAGCTCGGGGCATTCCGTTAGGTATCTTACCCACCTGGAAAGGTGCCGCCGGGAATGCGATCGTCAAGTCTGGAGAAGCACTTTTGTTGGCCAGCGACGGTATTACCGAAGCAACGGTTACCGAAGATATCGTCATGCCTGGGAGTGTTGGTAGTAGCGGACAGAACCCGGTTATGCTGAAACAAGAAGGTTTGTGGCAGCTACTTAAAGAGGAGCCGGGTCCTTTAGACTTGAGCCATCTATTAGCTCGCATCAGGGGAAAAAACCAAGTTCAGGAAGACGACCAAACAATACTCTCTCTGGAGGTTCTGTAGTCAATGAGAACGGAGCTGCATATTCCCAGCGACTTGAAGTTTTTAACAATAGTGGAAAATTGGCTGCTGGGCAGTTTGGAAGCGGAGTTAGGCGATTCTGTAATTGATTGGCCGCGTCTGTCGAATCGTCTGCGTCTGGCCTTGGTGGAAGCTTACTCGAACGTAGTGCGCCACGCTCATAGAGATCAACCAAATTTACCTATCCTGATTCGCTTGGAACTAAAAGAGCGGGATTTAGCTTTGGAAATTTGGGATCACGGTAAAGGATACGATTTATCCACGTATTTGCCACCCAGTCCGGAGGATAAGCAGGAAAGCGGCTATGGCTGGCTGATTATGAATCGGTTGATGGATAGAGTAGAATACCGCTTGCAAGTCAACGGTCGTAATTGTCTTAAGTTGGAAGCGAGTTTGCCCAGGGCAGCTGAAAACTGAAAAAGTTCCTCAAGCATTTTGAGGTAAACTACCCACCACTAATCCGGAGTACCGGATATAGTGGGGGCACAACTATCTTTCCCAGGTACGGTGGATAAGCTTTGCGATTCTTCAACGTCGCCGATCGGATATTGATGACATTAATTGGACAGTTTGTTCAATAAAAATGTCGAAATATAGTCTAAGCATAGCTGTTTATAGGAATATAAAAGCCGCTATGTCAGCCCTGTGTAGTAAGTTTTTCTTCCATTCGGCCAAATTTAACCACTCGCTTATTTTTGATTCTCTGCTCAGACATGATTAAGTAGGTCTTCTTGAAAAGGAGTAGACCTATTTTTTTGACAACAATCGGTTAAATCTTTATTGAGGTTTCTACGGGTGTGAAGTACAGGCTTTGTAGGGCCGAGTTTGGCAAATAATGTCTCGGTCAAAAGACAGCGATAAAGGCTCTCACCCGCCTCTACACCAGATGTATTCTATCAAAGTCGCTTTCGCTATACTGCGTGATGGTTTTACGATTGCCGTCGCCCCG
This genomic window from Aerosakkonema funiforme FACHB-1375 contains:
- a CDS encoding SpoIIE family protein phosphatase produces the protein MSRGDGSKLKLMVVDDEPDNLDLLYRTFRRDFQVYKAESGPSALEVLEKEGEMAVIISDQRMPQMNGTEFLGRTVERFPDTIRILLTGYTDVEDLVEAINSGQVFKYITKPWNPAELKAVVQQASETYRVLKRRTNELRRALQRETLLNAVTSAIRESLDYAGMLQRIVETIGQTFGASSCVLRPIDGDRLVADVFSYKATPDNSISISEDLLRSVMENRQTHIAQNDENSNSSLQLVVPLICQQDLLAILYLHQYGTREPWSAEDIRLIESLSEQAALAVSQAKLYQRTQEQAEQMRAELEVARQIQHNLLRQSWPEVEGVRVQACCFPAREVGGDFFEVFVHPKGDIWLAVGDVSGKGVPAALFMASAISVMRRELSQENPPEPNVLMQNLNIGLSDDLMSNNRFITMVLARYTPSTGQLVYANAGHIYPLVWSYQDVAKKADGIEPNFLKARGIPLGILPTWKGAAGNAIVKSGEALLLASDGITEATVTEDIVMPGSVGSSGQNPVMLKQEGLWQLLKEEPGPLDLSHLLARIRGKNQVQEDDQTILSLEVL
- a CDS encoding ATP-binding protein, whose protein sequence is MRTELHIPSDLKFLTIVENWLLGSLEAELGDSVIDWPRLSNRLRLALVEAYSNVVRHAHRDQPNLPILIRLELKERDLALEIWDHGKGYDLSTYLPPSPEDKQESGYGWLIMNRLMDRVEYRLQVNGRNCLKLEASLPRAAEN